CGCCACCAGTTGGAGAAGCGCAAGCTGTTCGGCGACCTTGCCGCCTTCCGCGAGCGGGTCCAGCGCGAGCTGTCGCATGCCCGCGCCATGCAGACCTCGCTTCTGCCGGAGAACCGCCGGCTGGCAGAGGTGGCCGATCGCTATGGCCTGACGCTGGATGCGCATTTCGAGACGTCGTCGGAACTGGGCGGCGATTTCTGGGGCCTCTATCCGCTGGGCGACCGGCGGCTGGGGCTGCTGATGGTCGATTTCGCCGGGCACGGCATCACCGCGGCGATCAACACCTTCCGCCTGCACACGCTGATCGACCGTTTCCCGATGCAGCACATGGCGCCGTCGCAATGGCTGGTGCAGTTGAACTCCGCCCTGAAGGACGTGCTGCCGACGGGTCAGTTCGCCACCGCCTTCTTCGGCATCCTCGACCTTGCCATCGACACACTGACCTTTGCCGCGGCCGGTTCGCCCAACCCGGTTCTGGGAACCCCGTCCGCCACCAGGGGGAACGCGCCGGATATCCGCCTGCTCGATTCGGCGGGGCTGGTGCTGGGCGCCTCGCGCCGGGCACAGTATGTCGACCAGAGCCATCGCCTGCCGCGCGGCGGCTTCCTGTTCCTGTACAGCGACGCCCTGATCGAATGCGGTGGTGAGGAGTGCGGCCCGCTGGGGCAGGACGCGGTGCCCGACTTCGTCCGCGACGGGCTGGCCCGCGACCGCCAGCGTCCTCTGCGCCCGATGATGGACAGCTTCTATGCCCGCACCAGCCTGCCGCTGCGCGACGACCTGACCGCCGTCTGGGTCGCCAGACGGGCGTGAGAGGGCGTGAGCTTTACGGCGCGAACTGCTCCTTCAGGATGCGTTCTTCGAAGTTCAGTTCGGGGTCGAACAGCAGGGTCAGGCCGACGTCGCGGCATTCCTGCACCTCGACCCGCAGGACCTCGCGCACCTCGGTGAAGTCGGCGACGGCGCTGACCGGGCGCTTGGTCTCCTCCAGCACGTCGAAGCAGATGCGGGCGGCATGGGGAAGCAGGGCGCCGCGCCAGCGCCGCGGGCGGAAGGCGCTGATCGGGGTCAGGGCCAGCACGCCGGCGTTCAGCGGCACGATCGGGCCATGGGCCGACAGGTTGTAGGCGGTGCTGCCGGCCGGCGTCGCCACCAACGCGCCGTCGCAGATCAGCTCCGGCAGCCGGACCACACCGTCGATGGTGATGCGCAGCTTTGCCGCCTGCCGCGTCTCGCGCAGAAGCGACACCTCGTTGATGCCCAGCGCCTCCACCCGTTCGCCGTTCACCCGTGTGGCCACCATGCGCAACGGGTGCAGGTTGACATGCTGGGACGCGACGATGCGCTCGGCCAAATCCTCTTCGCGGTAGACATTCAGCAGGAAGCCGACCGAGCCGCGGTTCATTCCGTAGACCGGCGTCGGCCGTTGGCGGTTGCGCGTCAGCGCGCGGTGAAGCGTTTCCAGCAGAAAGCCGTCGCCTCCCAGCGCCACGATCACGTCGGCTTCGTCCGGGGTGGCGTTGCCGTAGCGGTGGACCAGCCGCGTGCGGGCGGCACGGGCCTCATCCGTATCGGCGCAGGCGAAGGCGATGCGCAGCGCGTCGGGCGCGGGCAGCAACGGAGCCTGGAGGACGAGGGGCGGCATGGCGGCGGAATCGGTCATGCCGCGACCATACCCCAGTCCGGCCTTGGCGCAAAAGTATCGCGCGGTGACGAGGCGATGCAAAAGAGCGCATCCGCCTGTCGCACAACGAAAAAGGAGGCCGCGGACGGCCTCCTTTTTTACGATATGGAACGGAGGAGTCGAGGTTACTCGACCATTTCCGACACCATCTCCTCGTCATCGTCGCCGGAGGTGCGCTTCGGCCGATTGCCTTCGGCATAGTCGAAGGCCGGCTTGTCGTCATTGACGGTGACCTTGACCAGACCGCCCTTGCTGAGCTTGCCGAACAGCAGCTCTTCCGCCAGCGGCTTCTTGATGTACTCCTGGATCACGCGGCCAAGCGGGCGGGCACCATAGAGCGGATCGTAGCCCTTCTTGCCCAGCCACTCGCGCGCCTCTTCGTTCAGCTCGATGGACACGCCGCGGTCTTCCAACTGCGCTTCCATCTGCATGATGAACTTGTCGACGACGCGGTTGATGACCTCCTGAGTCAGCGGCGCGAACGGGATGATCGCGTCGAGACGGTTGCGGAATTCCGGCGTGAACATCTTCTCGACCGCTTCGATGTCCTCGCCGACCCGGCGGTCACGCTCGAAACCGATGGCGGGCTTGGCCATGTCGGCGGCCCCGGCGTTCGAGGTCATGATCAGGATGACGTTACGGAAATCGACGATCTTGCCGTTGTGATCGGTCAGCTTGCCGTGGTCCATGATCTGCAACAGGATGTTGAACAGATCCGGATGGGCCTTCTCGATCTCGTCCAGCAGCAGGACGCAGTGCGGGTGCTGGTCGATGGCGTCGGTCAGCATGCCGCCCTGGTCGAAGCCGACATAGCCCGGCGGGGCGCCGATCAGGCGCGACACCGTGTGCCGCTCCATGTACTCGGACATGTCGAAGCGGGTCAGCTCGATGCCCAACGTCATGGCGAGCTGGCGGGCCACCTCGGTCTTGCCGACACCGGTCGGGCCGGTGAACAGGTAGTTGCCGATGGGCTTCTCCGGCTCGCGCAGGCCGGCACGGGCCAGCTTGATCGCGGAGACCAGCGCGTCGATCGCCTTGTTCTGGCCGAAGACCATGGTCTTCAGGTCGCGCTCAAGGTTCAGCAGCGTTTCCTTGTCATCGCGGCTGACCGACTTCGGCGGGATGCGGGCGATCTTGGCGACCACCGCCTCCACGTCCTTCACGCCGATCTTCTTGCGACGCTTGTTCTCCGGCAGCAGCATCTGCGCCGCACCGACCTCGTCGATGATGTCGATGGCTTTGTCGGGCAGCTTGCGGTCGCCGATATACTTGGCCGACAGCTCCACCGCGACGCGGATGGCGTCGTTGGTGTAGGTGACCTTGTGGTGCTTTTCGTAGTAGGGCTTCAGGCCCTGCAGGATCTTGATCGCATCCTCGACCGACGGCTCGTTGACGTCGATCTTCTGGAAGCGGCGGACCAGCGCCCGGTCCTTCTCGAAGTAGCTGCGGTATTCCTTGTAGGTGGTCGAGCCGATGCAGCGCAGCGAACCCGACGCCAGCGCCGGCTTCAGCAGGTTCGAGGCATCCATCGCCCCGCCCGAGGTGGCGCCGGCGCCGATCACCGTGTGGATCTCGTCGATGAAGAGGATCGCCCCCTCCGTCGCCTCAAGCTCCGACACGACGGCCTTCAGCCGCTCCTCGAAATCGCCGCGATAGCGGGTGCCGGCCAGCAGCGAGCCCATGTCGAGCGCGAAGATGGTGGCGTTGCGCAGCACCTCCGGCACTTCCTGCTGGACGATGCGGCGGGCGAGGCCCTCGGCGATGGCGGTCTTGCCGACACCGGGGTCGCCGACGTACAGCGGGTTGTTCTTCGACCGCCGGCACAGGATCTGGATGGTCCGTTCGACCTCCTGCTCCCGCCCGATCAGCGGATCGATCTTCCCGCCGGACGCCTTCTTGTTCAGGTTGACGCAATACGCCTCTAGCGCTTCGCTGCCTTTTTTCACGACCTTCTCCGCCGCCGCCTCGTCGTCAGCGCCCGAGACACGCTTTGTTTCCGAGCGGCCCGGAGCCTTCGCGATTCCGTGAGAGATGTAGTTGACCGCATCGAACCGGGTCATCTCCTGCTCCTGCAGGAAATAGACCGCGTGGCTCTCGCGTTCAGAGAACAAGGCAACGAGCACATTTGCTCCCGTCACCTCCTCACGTCCCGACGACTGGACGTGGATGGCCGCACGCTGCAGAACCCGTTGGAAACCAGCCGTCGGCTTGGCATCATCAGGCCTGTTCGTGATAAGGTTCGCCAGTTCGTTGTCGAGGTAATCCGACAGTTCCGCGCGCAGACGGTCGAGGTCGATCCCGCAAGCGCGCAAGACGGCGGTAGCATCGGAGTCTTCGGTCAACGCGAGCAAAAGATGTTCGAGCGTCGCGTATTCATGCCTGCGCTCGTTCGCGTGGGCCAGGGCTCGGTGCAGCGTCTGTTCCAGGTTACGCGACAGCATGTGTGGGTCTAATCCTTTTCTAACGTGCATTGCAGCGGATGCTGGTGCTGGCGCGCAAAGTCCATCACCTGCGTGACTTTCGTCTCCGCCACCTCGTAGGTGAACACGCCGCACAACCCCACACCCCGCCGGTGCACATGCAGCATGATCTGGGTCGCTTCCTCCCGCGATTTGCTGAAGAAGCGTTCGAGAACGAGAACGACGAACTCCATCGGAGTATAATCGTCGTTCAACATCAAGACCTTATACATCGACGGCTTTTTGGTCTTTGGCTTGGCCTTTACGACCACGCCGCTGTTCGTGCCGTCGTTGCCCTGCTTGTCAGAGTCGGCCATGGTCCCAGTCGAATGTCATCGCGATGCACTGTCACTGTGAATGATATGGTCATTTCGGGCGCGGTGGGAAGGGGCCGTTTTCGGTCTCTCTCCATTTGGCAGACCCTCCTTTGGTCCGGTCGGCCGTCCGATACCCCGAATTAGGAGACACCCCTTCCGGTTGGGCCGCAATCGGCGGGAAACCCTAAGCCTTTGTGCGGTATCGCGAGGGCAGGGGGCCAGGGCAGGGGGGCCTTCCGGACGCAAAACGGCCCGGCACCCCTGTGCGGGATGCCGGGCCGCTGCGATGCGGTCGGTCAGGTGGGCATGGGATGCCCGCCGGTCAAGCCGGGAGGATCAAATCCCGGCCCGTGGGCGCCGGTCAGGCGGCGACCTGCTTCTTCGACAGGACCTCGACCGTGGCGTTGACACGGGCGCTCAGCGGAGCCAGCGCCTCGTTGGCGACCTTGACGGTCAGCTCCTGCAGCTTGGTGCTCTCGGACACGAAAGCGTCGAGGCTGGCCTTGGTGTAGGCCTTCTGCAGTTCGACCAGTTCCTGAATCGTCTTCACCGCCAGCATGGACTTGGCGTTCGACACGCCCTTCTCCAGCGAGGACTGGGTGAAGGCGGCGACCTGCTTGCCGGCCTCTTCCGCGCCCTTGGCGACGACGGTGCCGGACTGCACGAACGCGTCGACATTCCCCTTGGTGAGGGCGGTCAGCTCCTCATAGCCCTTCATCACCTGGGCGGAGGCCTTTTCCATCTGCTCCTGCTGGGCCTTCACGAGGCCTTCCAGGTTCTGCTTGGCGGTGGCGATGGCGTCTTCGACGGACTTGGTGACGGCGGCGATCTGGTCGGACATGGCTATGCTCCTCGCGCTCTCTCAGGGGTCAACCGCGCGGCCCCGACGATGCGGCGACCGGGCGCGGAGTGGGTTGAGGCCCTCGGACCCCGAAGGACCGGGCGCCCGAGATATGCTGCACTGCAACATGAGCAGAATGTAAGGAACCCCGGGCGCGGAGTCAATGGGTATTGTGCGCTGCACAAAAGCCGCGGGCGTGCATCGGACGGAACCCGGAACGCAATACGGCCCGGCAACCGCGTGGCGGTTGCCGGGCCGTATTGCGGGGCCGGGGTCCATGGCTGAACCCCGGCCGTCAGGTCGCGTCCGATCGGGCCGATCAGGCGGCGAGCGGCTTGGAGAAGGTCTCCACCGTCGCGGTGACGCGGGCGTTCAGCGGGGCCAGCGCCTCGTTGGTGACCTTGGTGGTCAGCTCCTGCAGGCGGCTGGTCTCGGCCAGCATCGCGTCGAAGCTCGACTTCAGGAAATCGTTCTGCAGCTCAACCACTTCCTGCAGGGACTTGGCGGTCAGCAGGGCCTTGCCGGTGGTGATGGACTTGTCCAGCGCCGACTGGCCATAAGCGACGACCTCGCGGCCCAGATCCTCGGCGCCCTTGGCGGCGATGGTGCTGCTGGCGATCAGCGCCTCGACATTGGCCTTGCCGGTGGCCTGCAGGTCCTCATAGCTCTTCAGCAGCTGGGCGGCAGTCTTCTCGAACTGCTCCTTGGCGGCGGTCGCGGTCTGCTCGAACTGCTTGACCGTCTGCTCCTGGCCGGCCTTCACCAGACCCTCGTACTGCTCCTTGGCCTGGGCGGCGACGGTCTCGAGCGATTTCGGCGTAAACTGGTTCATGACGCGCGTTCCTTCCTGGCTGATGCCGGCGTATGGAGAGTGGGCCCGCCCGCCGCAAAGCGTGGCGCGGAGCCGGCCGGCAGCGGTGTGCGTTGCGTTTTTACGTTGTGCAGCCGTTGTCACGGTTTTCCAGGCGACCCTGGGTCAGCCCCGAAAATGCTGCACTGCAATATAAGGATTTTATGGGCTAGACACTGCGCGGTGTCAACAGTCCGTTCGGCAGGTATGCGGCTTACTCCGTTGTGCCGAACTTACCCCGAAAGCGTGAAATTCCCATGACACCATAGACGTCTTCGTTGTGGGCGGAGGCGCCGGTCGCGGAAGCGGCGGCAAGTCTTCGACGGAGACTGTCCTTAACGAAGACTTTACCGGCGCTGGGACAAGTGTAGCGTGGCCGTGGAGGGGATTCGCCTCGGCCATTGGTCAGGTGCGGCGCTTGGACGCGGCGCACAGGGCCATCCCTTCGTCAGGCCGCATCTTCGGGACCATTTCGACCATGACCTATTGCCTTGGCATCAAGACCCGCGA
The Azospirillum sp. TSA2s DNA segment above includes these coding regions:
- a CDS encoding PP2C family protein-serine/threonine phosphatase, which encodes MAGPALSLSDCRVLIVDDNEFNRKSLALVIRRAGITDIAFAENGREGLAAVDRFRPDLVLLDVDMPVMNGWQMCEALRRNATHEELPVLFQTALDSDEEQVRCFEAGGSDFISKPIKPGECVARVRHQLEKRKLFGDLAAFRERVQRELSHARAMQTSLLPENRRLAEVADRYGLTLDAHFETSSELGGDFWGLYPLGDRRLGLLMVDFAGHGITAAINTFRLHTLIDRFPMQHMAPSQWLVQLNSALKDVLPTGQFATAFFGILDLAIDTLTFAAAGSPNPVLGTPSATRGNAPDIRLLDSAGLVLGASRRAQYVDQSHRLPRGGFLFLYSDALIECGGEECGPLGQDAVPDFVRDGLARDRQRPLRPMMDSFYARTSLPLRDDLTAVWVARRA
- a CDS encoding NAD kinase, translating into MPPLVLQAPLLPAPDALRIAFACADTDEARAARTRLVHRYGNATPDEADVIVALGGDGFLLETLHRALTRNRQRPTPVYGMNRGSVGFLLNVYREEDLAERIVASQHVNLHPLRMVATRVNGERVEALGINEVSLLRETRQAAKLRITIDGVVRLPELICDGALVATPAGSTAYNLSAHGPIVPLNAGVLALTPISAFRPRRWRGALLPHAARICFDVLEETKRPVSAVADFTEVREVLRVEVQECRDVGLTLLFDPELNFEERILKEQFAP
- a CDS encoding phasin family protein; amino-acid sequence: MSDQIAAVTKSVEDAIATAKQNLEGLVKAQQEQMEKASAQVMKGYEELTALTKGNVDAFVQSGTVVAKGAEEAGKQVAAFTQSSLEKGVSNAKSMLAVKTIQELVELQKAYTKASLDAFVSESTKLQELTVKVANEALAPLSARVNATVEVLSKKQVAA
- a CDS encoding phasin family protein, which produces MNQFTPKSLETVAAQAKEQYEGLVKAGQEQTVKQFEQTATAAKEQFEKTAAQLLKSYEDLQATGKANVEALIASSTIAAKGAEDLGREVVAYGQSALDKSITTGKALLTAKSLQEVVELQNDFLKSSFDAMLAETSRLQELTTKVTNEALAPLNARVTATVETFSKPLAA
- the clpA gene encoding ATP-dependent Clp protease ATP-binding subunit ClpA, with translation MLSRNLEQTLHRALAHANERRHEYATLEHLLLALTEDSDATAVLRACGIDLDRLRAELSDYLDNELANLITNRPDDAKPTAGFQRVLQRAAIHVQSSGREEVTGANVLVALFSERESHAVYFLQEQEMTRFDAVNYISHGIAKAPGRSETKRVSGADDEAAAEKVVKKGSEALEAYCVNLNKKASGGKIDPLIGREQEVERTIQILCRRSKNNPLYVGDPGVGKTAIAEGLARRIVQQEVPEVLRNATIFALDMGSLLAGTRYRGDFEERLKAVVSELEATEGAILFIDEIHTVIGAGATSGGAMDASNLLKPALASGSLRCIGSTTYKEYRSYFEKDRALVRRFQKIDVNEPSVEDAIKILQGLKPYYEKHHKVTYTNDAIRVAVELSAKYIGDRKLPDKAIDIIDEVGAAQMLLPENKRRKKIGVKDVEAVVAKIARIPPKSVSRDDKETLLNLERDLKTMVFGQNKAIDALVSAIKLARAGLREPEKPIGNYLFTGPTGVGKTEVARQLAMTLGIELTRFDMSEYMERHTVSRLIGAPPGYVGFDQGGMLTDAIDQHPHCVLLLDEIEKAHPDLFNILLQIMDHGKLTDHNGKIVDFRNVILIMTSNAGAADMAKPAIGFERDRRVGEDIEAVEKMFTPEFRNRLDAIIPFAPLTQEVINRVVDKFIMQMEAQLEDRGVSIELNEEAREWLGKKGYDPLYGARPLGRVIQEYIKKPLAEELLFGKLSKGGLVKVTVNDDKPAFDYAEGNRPKRTSGDDDEEMVSEMVE
- the clpS gene encoding ATP-dependent Clp protease adapter ClpS, which translates into the protein MADSDKQGNDGTNSGVVVKAKPKTKKPSMYKVLMLNDDYTPMEFVVLVLERFFSKSREEATQIMLHVHRRGVGLCGVFTYEVAETKVTQVMDFARQHQHPLQCTLEKD